One Aquarana catesbeiana isolate 2022-GZ linkage group LG06, ASM4218655v1, whole genome shotgun sequence genomic region harbors:
- the LOC141147900 gene encoding olfactory receptor 2G3-like, producing MLMQRQNLNNGTTFFLQGFLDLSISIQITLNIFFMVAYILSLVGNGLIILSITFDSHLHTPMYFFLRGLSMLELCSINVTVPKALAIFLSMDRSITFIGCATQMYIFSAVAVSECLFLAVMAFDRFMAICHPLRYISVMTSKMCYQLATGPWIVGFLMPLIHTSSIFRLPFCGSHHIAHFFCDIPPLLHLACVNTFKIELYVFIVCICGATIPFFLILCSYVKILSSVFLLRSKEARQKAMSTCSAHLVSVIIFYGTAMYVHLRLGTAFSSYQDRMTALFYCIIIPTINPLIYSLKNKDMKAALVKIKCIIFNTPST from the coding sequence ATGCTTATGCAAAGACAGAATCTCAACAATGGGACAACGTTTTTTCTACAAGGATTCTTAGATCTGTCTATTTCCATTCAGATAACCTTAAATATTTTCTTTATGGTTGCTTATATCCTGTCTTTAGTGGGGAATGGTCTGATCATCTTGAGCATTACATTTGACTCTCATCTCCACACCCCCATGTATTTCTTCTTAAGGGGCTTGTCCATGCTAGAACTCTGTTCCATCAATGTTACTGTTCCTAAAGCTTTGGCGATTTTCCTGTCCATGGATAGATCCATCACCTTTATTGGCTGTGCCACTCAGATGTACATTTTCTCTGCAGTTGCTGTGTCAGAATGTCTCTTCCTTGCAGTAATGGCCTTTGATAGGTTCATGGCTATCTGCCACCCACTACGATATATTTCCGTGATGACCTCTAAAATGTGCTATCAGTTGGCCACTGGACCATGGATTGTAGGGTTCCTGATGCCTTTAATTCACACCAGTTCAATTTTCAGGCTCCCATTCTGTGGATCTCATCACATAGCCCACTTCTTCTGTGACATCCCACCTCTTCTTCACTTGGCATGTGTCAACACCTTTAAAATAGAGCTGTATGTCTTCATTGTTTGTATCTGTGGAGCAACAATCCCATTCTTTCTTATACTCTGCTCCTACGTGAAGATACTGTCCTCTGTGTTCCTTCTACGCTCTAAGGAGGCCCGCCAAAAGGCCATGTCTACATGTTCTGCCCATCTGGTCTCTGTCATCATATTCTATGGCACGGCCATGTATGTCCACCTTCGTCTTGGGACAGCTTTCTCTTCATACCAGGACAGAATGACGGCCCTTTTCTATTGTATCATAATCCCAACAATCAACCCTCTGATCTACAGCCTGAAGAACAAGGATATGAAAGCTGCACTGG